A genome region from Nicotiana tabacum cultivar K326 chromosome 13, ASM71507v2, whole genome shotgun sequence includes the following:
- the LOC107764346 gene encoding major pollen allergen Lol p 11, translating into MAKLVALFVVCFLVFASIASAHFMDTFLVVGKVYCDTCRCGFETSASKYLAGSRVRIECKKRDTNDISYTIEGVTNSKGEYKILVYSDRGDEVCDVVLIRSSDPMCAVPNAGRDRARVVLTRNNGMVSNTRFANSIGFLSNEPLASCNQILQQYQLTDQDQF; encoded by the exons ATGGCAAAGTTGGTAGCTTTGTTTGTTGTTTGCTTTTTAGTCTTTGCTTCTATTGCTAGTGCACATTTTATGGACACTTTTCTTGTAGTTGGCAAAGTTTACTGTGACACTTGCCGCTGTGGCTTTGAGACCTCTGCCTCCAAGTATCTCGCCG GGTCTAGGGTTAGAATTGAGTGCAAGAAAAGGGACACCAACGACATATCATACACCATTGAAGGTGTAACCAACTCCAAAGGAGAATACAAGATCCTTGTATATAGTGACCGTGGCGACGAAGTTTGTGACGTGGTTCTCATCAGGAGCTCCGATCCAATGTGTGCGGTTCCAAATGCTGGCCGTGATCGTGCTCGTGTTGTTCTCACTCGTAACAATGGCATGGTTTCTAACACTCGTTTTGCTAACTCCATTGGTTTCCTTTCCAATGAGCCTCTTGCTAGCTGCAACCAGATCCTCCAGCAGTACCAGTTGACAGATCAGGACCAATTTTAA